A window of the Mus pahari chromosome 1, PAHARI_EIJ_v1.1, whole genome shotgun sequence genome harbors these coding sequences:
- the LOC110336749 gene encoding HRAS-like suppressor 3, with product MLAPIPEPKPGDLIEIFRPMYRHWAIYVGDGYVIHLAPPSEIAGAGAASIMSAFTDKAIVKKELLCHVAGKDKYQVNNKHDKEYTPLPLNKIIQRAERLVGQEVLYRLTSENCEHFVNELRYGVPRSDQVRDVVKVVGIAGVGLAAMGFIGVMLSRNKKQKQ from the exons ATGCTAGCACCCATA CCAGAAcccaagcctggagacctgattGAGATTTTCCGCCCTATGTACAGACACTGGGCCATCTATGTTGGTGATGGATACGTGATCCACCTGGCTCCGCCAA GTGAAATTGCAGGAGCTGGGGCAgccagcatcatgtctgctttTACTGACAAGGCCATAGTGAAGAAAGAACTGCTGTGCCATGTGGCTGGGAAGGACAAGTACCAGGTCAATAACAAACATGACAAGGAATACACTCCACTGCCTCTAAACAAGATCATCCAGCGGGCTGAGAGACTGGTGGGGCAGGAGGTGCTCTACAGGCTGACCAGCGAGAACTGTGAGCACTTCGTGAATGAACTACGCTATGGAGTTCCTCGGAGCGATCAG GTCAGAGACGTGGTCAAGGTGGTAGGCATCGCTGGAGTGGGCTTGGCGGCCATGGGCTTCATTGGAGTCATGCTCtccagaaacaagaaacagaagcagtga